In Glycine max cultivar Williams 82 chromosome 7, Glycine_max_v4.0, whole genome shotgun sequence, a single window of DNA contains:
- the MAPK16-4 gene encoding mitogen-activated protein kinase 15 isoform X2 — MPHDQRKKSSVDIDFFTEYGEGSRYKIEEVIGKGSYGVVCSAYDTHTGEKVAIKKINDIFEHVSDATRILREIKLLRLLHHPDIVEIKHILLPPSRREFKDIYVVFELMESDLHQVIKANDDLTPEHYQFFLYQLLRGLKYIHTANVFHRDLKPKNILANADCKLKICDFGLARVAFNDTPTAIFWTDYVATRWYRAPELCGSFFSKYTPAIDIWSIGCIFAELLTGKPLFPGKNVVHQLDLMTDFLGTPSPEAIARVRNEKARRYLCCMRKKKPVPFSQKFPNVDPLALRVLERMLAFEPKDRPTAEEALAYPYFKGLAKVEREPSAQPVTKMEFEFERRRITKEDVRELIYREILEYHPKMLKEHLEGEEPTGFMYPSAVDHFKKQFAYLEEHYGKAGTVTPPERQHASLPRPCVLYSDNSRQNMAEVADDISKCIIKEVEKPAMDRTGGIPMTRLPLQAPQNIQVASGVAARPGKVVGSILHYNNCGAAVTADAEQRRMGRNPSVSAQYAAPSSSYPRRNPSCKSERAEEVIEGANGLQTKPQHITQKVAAAALGGPGGNWY; from the exons ATGCCGCATGATCAGAGAAAAAAG TCGTCTGTAGATATAGACTTCTTTACAGAATACGGCGAAGGGAGTAGATACAAAATAGAGGAAGTAATAGGTAAAGGAAGCTATGGTGTTGTTTGCTCTGCATATGATACACACACTGGAGAAAAGGTTGCAATAAAGAAAATCAATGACATATTTGAACATGTTTCTGATGCCACTCGCATTCTTCGTGAGATCAAGCTTCTTAGACTCTTACACCATCCTGATATTGTGGAGATCAAGCATATTTTGTTACCTCCTTCTAGAAGGGAATTCAAAGATATATATGTTGTTTTTGAGCTTATGGAATCTGATTTACATCAGGTCATCAAAGCAAATGATGATTTGACTCCAGAGCATTATCAGTTTTTTCTCTATCAGCTTCTTCGAGGCTTGAAGTATATACACACAG CAAATGTATTTCACCGAGATCTAaagccaaaaaatattttagcaaatGCTGACTGCAAACTGAAGATTTGTGACTTCGGTCTTGCCAGAGTGGCTTTCAATGATACGCCAACTGCTATATTTTGGACA GATTACGTTGCAACAAGGTGGTATAGAGCTCCTGAATTGTGTGGATCCTTTTTCTCCAAG TATACCCCAGCTATAGACATATGGAGCATTGGCTGCATTTTCGCAGAACTTTTAACTGGAAAACCTCTTTTCCCAGGGAAGAATGTTGTCCATCAATTGGACCTCATGACTGATTTTCTTGGAACACCATCTCCTGAAGCCATTGCTAGG GTACGGAATGAGAAAGCTCGGAGATACTTGTGTTGCATGCGTAAGAAGAAGCCAGTTCCTTTCTCCCAAAAGTTTCCTAATGTAGACCCCCTTGCTCTTCGTGTGTTAGAAAGAATGCTGGCATTTGAACCTAAGGATCGACCTACTGCTGAAGAG GCTCTAGCATATCCATATTTTAAAGGCTTGGCCAAGGTTGAGAGAGAACCTTCTGCTCAGCCAGTTACCAAGATGGAATTTGAATTCGAGAGACGTAGGATAACAAAGGAAGATGTGCGAGAGCTTATATACCGAGAGATTCTGGAGTACCATCCAAAGATGTTAAAAGAACATCTAGAGGGAGAAGAGCCAACAGGATTCATGTATCCAAG TGCTGTGGACCACTTCAAGAAACAATTTGCATATCTTGAGGAGCATTATGGAAAAGCTGGAACTGTTACTCCACCCGAGAGGCAACACGCATCATTACCTAG GCCATGTGTGTTGTATTCTGATAACTCAAGACAAAATATGGCTGAGGTTGCAGATGATATCTCCAAGTGTATCATCAAAGAAGTTGAGAAGCCAGCCATGGACAGGACTGGTGGTATCCCAATGACCAGGCTTCCTTTACAAGCTCCTCAAAATATTCAAG TTGCTTCAGGTGTTGCTGCGCGGCCCGGAAAAGTTGTAGGTTCAATATTGCATTACAACAACTGTGGGGCAGCAGTTACAGCTGATGCTGAGCAGCGGAGGATGGGTAGAAATCCATCTGTTTCAGCCCAGTATGCTGCTCCAAGCAGTTCATATCCAAGACGAAACCCAAGCTGTAAAAGTGAGAGGGCAGAAGAAGTGATCGAAGGTGCTAATGGACTTCAGACTAAGCCTCAACACATAACACAAAAAGTTGCTGCTGCTGCTCTAGGGGGACCTGGTGGTAATTGGTATTGA
- the MAPK16-4 gene encoding mitogen-activated protein kinase 15 isoform X1 → MPHDQRKKSSVDIDFFTEYGEGSRYKIEEVIGKGSYGVVCSAYDTHTGEKVAIKKINDIFEHVSDATRILREIKLLRLLHHPDIVEIKHILLPPSRREFKDIYVVFELMESDLHQVIKANDDLTPEHYQFFLYQLLRGLKYIHTANVFHRDLKPKNILANADCKLKICDFGLARVAFNDTPTAIFWTDYVATRWYRAPELCGSFFSKYTPAIDIWSIGCIFAELLTGKPLFPGKNVVHQLDLMTDFLGTPSPEAIARVRNEKARRYLCCMRKKKPVPFSQKFPNVDPLALRVLERMLAFEPKDRPTAEEALAYPYFKGLAKVEREPSAQPVTKMEFEFERRRITKEDVRELIYREILEYHPKMLKEHLEGEEPTGFMYPSAVDHFKKQFAYLEEHYGKAGTVTPPERQHASLPRPCVLYSDNSRQNMAEVADDISKCIIKEVEKPAMDRTGGIPMTRLPLQAPQNIQGVMTDRIASGVAARPGKVVGSILHYNNCGAAVTADAEQRRMGRNPSVSAQYAAPSSSYPRRNPSCKSERAEEVIEGANGLQTKPQHITQKVAAAALGGPGGNWY, encoded by the exons ATGCCGCATGATCAGAGAAAAAAG TCGTCTGTAGATATAGACTTCTTTACAGAATACGGCGAAGGGAGTAGATACAAAATAGAGGAAGTAATAGGTAAAGGAAGCTATGGTGTTGTTTGCTCTGCATATGATACACACACTGGAGAAAAGGTTGCAATAAAGAAAATCAATGACATATTTGAACATGTTTCTGATGCCACTCGCATTCTTCGTGAGATCAAGCTTCTTAGACTCTTACACCATCCTGATATTGTGGAGATCAAGCATATTTTGTTACCTCCTTCTAGAAGGGAATTCAAAGATATATATGTTGTTTTTGAGCTTATGGAATCTGATTTACATCAGGTCATCAAAGCAAATGATGATTTGACTCCAGAGCATTATCAGTTTTTTCTCTATCAGCTTCTTCGAGGCTTGAAGTATATACACACAG CAAATGTATTTCACCGAGATCTAaagccaaaaaatattttagcaaatGCTGACTGCAAACTGAAGATTTGTGACTTCGGTCTTGCCAGAGTGGCTTTCAATGATACGCCAACTGCTATATTTTGGACA GATTACGTTGCAACAAGGTGGTATAGAGCTCCTGAATTGTGTGGATCCTTTTTCTCCAAG TATACCCCAGCTATAGACATATGGAGCATTGGCTGCATTTTCGCAGAACTTTTAACTGGAAAACCTCTTTTCCCAGGGAAGAATGTTGTCCATCAATTGGACCTCATGACTGATTTTCTTGGAACACCATCTCCTGAAGCCATTGCTAGG GTACGGAATGAGAAAGCTCGGAGATACTTGTGTTGCATGCGTAAGAAGAAGCCAGTTCCTTTCTCCCAAAAGTTTCCTAATGTAGACCCCCTTGCTCTTCGTGTGTTAGAAAGAATGCTGGCATTTGAACCTAAGGATCGACCTACTGCTGAAGAG GCTCTAGCATATCCATATTTTAAAGGCTTGGCCAAGGTTGAGAGAGAACCTTCTGCTCAGCCAGTTACCAAGATGGAATTTGAATTCGAGAGACGTAGGATAACAAAGGAAGATGTGCGAGAGCTTATATACCGAGAGATTCTGGAGTACCATCCAAAGATGTTAAAAGAACATCTAGAGGGAGAAGAGCCAACAGGATTCATGTATCCAAG TGCTGTGGACCACTTCAAGAAACAATTTGCATATCTTGAGGAGCATTATGGAAAAGCTGGAACTGTTACTCCACCCGAGAGGCAACACGCATCATTACCTAG GCCATGTGTGTTGTATTCTGATAACTCAAGACAAAATATGGCTGAGGTTGCAGATGATATCTCCAAGTGTATCATCAAAGAAGTTGAGAAGCCAGCCATGGACAGGACTGGTGGTATCCCAATGACCAGGCTTCCTTTACAAGCTCCTCAAAATATTCAAGGTGTGATGACTGATCGTA TTGCTTCAGGTGTTGCTGCGCGGCCCGGAAAAGTTGTAGGTTCAATATTGCATTACAACAACTGTGGGGCAGCAGTTACAGCTGATGCTGAGCAGCGGAGGATGGGTAGAAATCCATCTGTTTCAGCCCAGTATGCTGCTCCAAGCAGTTCATATCCAAGACGAAACCCAAGCTGTAAAAGTGAGAGGGCAGAAGAAGTGATCGAAGGTGCTAATGGACTTCAGACTAAGCCTCAACACATAACACAAAAAGTTGCTGCTGCTGCTCTAGGGGGACCTGGTGGTAATTGGTATTGA
- the MAPK16-4 gene encoding mitogen-activated protein kinase 16 isoform X4 produces MPHDQRKKSSVDIDFFTEYGEGSRYKIEEVIGKGSYGVVCSAYDTHTGEKVAIKKINDIFEHVSDATRILREIKLLRLLHHPDIVEIKHILLPPSRREFKDIYVVFELMESDLHQVIKANDDLTPEHYQFFLYQLLRGLKYIHTANVFHRDLKPKNILANADCKLKICDFGLARVAFNDTPTAIFWTDYVATRWYRAPELCGSFFSKYTPAIDIWSIGCIFAELLTGKPLFPGKNVVHQLDLMTDFLGTPSPEAIARVRNEKARRYLCCMRKKKPVPFSQKFPNVDPLALRVLERMLAFEPKDRPTAEEALAYPYFKGLAKVEREPSAQPVTKMEFEFERRRITKEDVRELIYREILEYHPKMLKEHLEGEEPTGFMYPSAVDHFKKQFAYLEEHYGKAGTVTPPERQHASLPR; encoded by the exons ATGCCGCATGATCAGAGAAAAAAG TCGTCTGTAGATATAGACTTCTTTACAGAATACGGCGAAGGGAGTAGATACAAAATAGAGGAAGTAATAGGTAAAGGAAGCTATGGTGTTGTTTGCTCTGCATATGATACACACACTGGAGAAAAGGTTGCAATAAAGAAAATCAATGACATATTTGAACATGTTTCTGATGCCACTCGCATTCTTCGTGAGATCAAGCTTCTTAGACTCTTACACCATCCTGATATTGTGGAGATCAAGCATATTTTGTTACCTCCTTCTAGAAGGGAATTCAAAGATATATATGTTGTTTTTGAGCTTATGGAATCTGATTTACATCAGGTCATCAAAGCAAATGATGATTTGACTCCAGAGCATTATCAGTTTTTTCTCTATCAGCTTCTTCGAGGCTTGAAGTATATACACACAG CAAATGTATTTCACCGAGATCTAaagccaaaaaatattttagcaaatGCTGACTGCAAACTGAAGATTTGTGACTTCGGTCTTGCCAGAGTGGCTTTCAATGATACGCCAACTGCTATATTTTGGACA GATTACGTTGCAACAAGGTGGTATAGAGCTCCTGAATTGTGTGGATCCTTTTTCTCCAAG TATACCCCAGCTATAGACATATGGAGCATTGGCTGCATTTTCGCAGAACTTTTAACTGGAAAACCTCTTTTCCCAGGGAAGAATGTTGTCCATCAATTGGACCTCATGACTGATTTTCTTGGAACACCATCTCCTGAAGCCATTGCTAGG GTACGGAATGAGAAAGCTCGGAGATACTTGTGTTGCATGCGTAAGAAGAAGCCAGTTCCTTTCTCCCAAAAGTTTCCTAATGTAGACCCCCTTGCTCTTCGTGTGTTAGAAAGAATGCTGGCATTTGAACCTAAGGATCGACCTACTGCTGAAGAG GCTCTAGCATATCCATATTTTAAAGGCTTGGCCAAGGTTGAGAGAGAACCTTCTGCTCAGCCAGTTACCAAGATGGAATTTGAATTCGAGAGACGTAGGATAACAAAGGAAGATGTGCGAGAGCTTATATACCGAGAGATTCTGGAGTACCATCCAAAGATGTTAAAAGAACATCTAGAGGGAGAAGAGCCAACAGGATTCATGTATCCAAG TGCTGTGGACCACTTCAAGAAACAATTTGCATATCTTGAGGAGCATTATGGAAAAGCTGGAACTGTTACTCCACCCGAGAGGCAACACGCATCATTACCTAG ATGA
- the MAPK16-4 gene encoding mitogen-activated protein kinase 16 isoform X3, whose translation MPHDQRKKSSVDIDFFTEYGEGSRYKIEEVIGKGSYGVVCSAYDTHTGEKVAIKKINDIFEHVSDATRILREIKLLRLLHHPDIVEIKHILLPPSRREFKDIYVVFELMESDLHQVIKANDDLTPEHYQFFLYQLLRGLKYIHTANVFHRDLKPKNILANADCKLKICDFGLARVAFNDTPTAIFWTDYVATRWYRAPELCGSFFSKYTPAIDIWSIGCIFAELLTGKPLFPGKNVVHQLDLMTDFLGTPSPEAIARVRNEKARRYLCCMRKKKPVPFSQKFPNVDPLALRVLERMLAFEPKDRPTAEEALAYPYFKGLAKVEREPSAQPVTKMEFEFERRRITKEDVRELIYREILEYHPKMLKEHLEGEEPTGFMYPSAVDHFKKQFAYLEEHYGKAGTVTPPERQHASLPSTPIRSLELHQLC comes from the exons ATGCCGCATGATCAGAGAAAAAAG TCGTCTGTAGATATAGACTTCTTTACAGAATACGGCGAAGGGAGTAGATACAAAATAGAGGAAGTAATAGGTAAAGGAAGCTATGGTGTTGTTTGCTCTGCATATGATACACACACTGGAGAAAAGGTTGCAATAAAGAAAATCAATGACATATTTGAACATGTTTCTGATGCCACTCGCATTCTTCGTGAGATCAAGCTTCTTAGACTCTTACACCATCCTGATATTGTGGAGATCAAGCATATTTTGTTACCTCCTTCTAGAAGGGAATTCAAAGATATATATGTTGTTTTTGAGCTTATGGAATCTGATTTACATCAGGTCATCAAAGCAAATGATGATTTGACTCCAGAGCATTATCAGTTTTTTCTCTATCAGCTTCTTCGAGGCTTGAAGTATATACACACAG CAAATGTATTTCACCGAGATCTAaagccaaaaaatattttagcaaatGCTGACTGCAAACTGAAGATTTGTGACTTCGGTCTTGCCAGAGTGGCTTTCAATGATACGCCAACTGCTATATTTTGGACA GATTACGTTGCAACAAGGTGGTATAGAGCTCCTGAATTGTGTGGATCCTTTTTCTCCAAG TATACCCCAGCTATAGACATATGGAGCATTGGCTGCATTTTCGCAGAACTTTTAACTGGAAAACCTCTTTTCCCAGGGAAGAATGTTGTCCATCAATTGGACCTCATGACTGATTTTCTTGGAACACCATCTCCTGAAGCCATTGCTAGG GTACGGAATGAGAAAGCTCGGAGATACTTGTGTTGCATGCGTAAGAAGAAGCCAGTTCCTTTCTCCCAAAAGTTTCCTAATGTAGACCCCCTTGCTCTTCGTGTGTTAGAAAGAATGCTGGCATTTGAACCTAAGGATCGACCTACTGCTGAAGAG GCTCTAGCATATCCATATTTTAAAGGCTTGGCCAAGGTTGAGAGAGAACCTTCTGCTCAGCCAGTTACCAAGATGGAATTTGAATTCGAGAGACGTAGGATAACAAAGGAAGATGTGCGAGAGCTTATATACCGAGAGATTCTGGAGTACCATCCAAAGATGTTAAAAGAACATCTAGAGGGAGAAGAGCCAACAGGATTCATGTATCCAAG TGCTGTGGACCACTTCAAGAAACAATTTGCATATCTTGAGGAGCATTATGGAAAAGCTGGAACTGTTACTCCACCCGAGAGGCAACACGCATCATTACCTAG CACACCCATTCGTTCTCTTGAACTGCACCAACTGTGCTGA
- the LOC100799973 gene encoding 40S ribosomal protein S15a-1 has product MVRVSVLNDALKSMYNAEKRGKRQVMIRPSSKVIIKFLLVMQKHGYIGEFEYVDDHRAGKIVVELNGRLNKCGVISPRFDVGVKEIEGWTARLLPSRQFGYIVLTTSAGIMDHEEARRKNVGGKVLGFFY; this is encoded by the exons ATGGTGAGGGTTAGTGTGCTGAACGATGCTCTGAAGAGCATGTACAATGCTGAGAAAAGGGGAAAGCGCCAAGTCATGATTCGGCCATCCTCCAAAGTCATTATCAAATTCCTTTTGGTGATGCAGAAGCACG GATACATTGGAGAGTTTGAGTATGTTGATGACCACAGGGCTGGTAAAATCGTGGTTGAATTGAACGGTAGACTGAACAAGTGTGGGGTTATTAGTCCCCGTTTTGATGTCGGCGTCAAAGAGATTGAAGGTTGGACTGCTAGGCTTCTCCCCTCAAGACAG TTTGGGTATATTGTATTGACTACCTCTGCCGGCATCATGGATCACGAAGAAGCTAGGAGAAAAAATGTTGGTGGTAAGGTACTGGGTTTCTTCTACTAG
- the LOC100800502 gene encoding endo-1,3;1,4-beta-D-glucanase: MLGKECYTNPPSILNSSSAVGHVINIGGVNSYVTGSPLSILAIILVSDIFGFKPPLLRNIADKVAATGYYVVVPDFFNGEPYDPENVKRPKDVWLKDHNPEKGIEVAKPVIEALKSKGVSAIGAAGFCWGAKTVTNLGKSKHIQVSVLLHPSYIIVDDIRGVEIPIAILGAENDRVAFPPKLAEQFRQALKAKPQIDSYVKIFPNVSHGWTVRYDPKDPKAVEAADKAHQIMIGWFHKHLK, encoded by the exons atgttaggAAAAGAGTGCTACACAAACCCGCCATCAATCCTAAATTCCTCTAGTGCGGTTGGCCATGTTATCAATATCGGTGGTGTTAATTCTTACGTCACTGGTTCCCCTCTCTCCATCCTCGCCATAATTCTAGTCTCTGATATTTTTG GATTTAAACCACCACTTTTAAG GAACATTGCAGACAAGGTTGCAGCTACTGGGTATTATGTCGTGGTTCCTGACTTCTTCAATGGGGAACCCTATGATCCTGAGAATGTGAAAAGGCCGAAAGATGTTTGGTTAAAAGATCATAATCCG gaaaaagGTATTGAAGTTGCAAAACCTGTTATTGAAGCCTTAAAAAGTAAAGGTGTCTCTGCTATTGGAGCTGCTGGTTTTTGTTGGGGTG cTAAGACCGTTACCAACCTCGGGAAATCCAAACATATCCAAGTTTCTGTGCTATTACATCCATCATATATCATAGTGGATGACATCCGTG GTGTTGAGATTCCAATTGCTATACTTGGAGCTGAGAATGACAGAGTTGCTTTTCCTCCAAAGCTTGCAGAACAATTTAGACAAGCCCTAAAGGCTAAACCTCAG ATTGATagttatgtaaaaatatttcctaacGTCTCACACGGTTGGACAGTGAGGTACGACCCTAAAGATCCAAAAGCTGTAGAGGCTGCAGATAAGGCTCATCAAATCATGATAGGTTGGTTTCATAAACATTTAAAGTGA